The DNA segment TGCTTTTTTTGTGATTTAAAATACATCAAATATTGCTACGCTACGGCGATCGCCCCAGTCTTAAATTTGTGCAGGCCAAGGGCGATCGCCCTTTTTTTAGAGAGAAACATCCGGGCAAGGATGAAAAATTAAAGTTAGTCTAGGGAAGAGTTTTGATTAATGCCTGTGCATTGTGCCGATGACATCTAAGCCCACGCCGTCCCAAACAAAACCGACATTTACCCAGCTTTTTGCTCAACTTCGTAATCTGCCAAAACCAACACCAGAGGAATCAAAAATTCTGCGGACATTGGTGCAGATCCTCGTCATTATCGGGATTATTGCCACTGATATCGCTTCCCAGTGGTCATTACGTTGGTTTAATTTGCCGGTCAGTATTTTTGCCGTCCCCCTCACCATTGTGGCTGGGTTATGGAGTTGGAAAAGCAGAAAGGATTCAAATGTTGGTGTCAAATTTCTCATTGCCATTGGGATGCTGGCAATGTTGCTATTGTTTTTTCGCAATCTCTATGCCAACTTTAACGACACTCGTCTCGTTTTAGCGGAGCTGTTGATTCAGCTACAGATCCTTCACGGTTTTGATATGCCGCGCCGTAAGGATTTAGGTTATTCGATGGTGATCGGCCTCATTCTCATAGGGGTGGCGGGGACAGTGTCACAGTCGCTAGCTTTTGCGCCTTTTCTGTTGTTATTTTTGGCGATCGCCCTGCCCGTTTTAGTCTTAGATTATCGCTCAAGACTTGGCCTAGAAAGCCTAGAAAAACTCATTTGGCAGCGCCGCAGTAGCCAAAAAAGTATCCGCAAAAACCTATTGCAATACTCCCCCCTATCTCCCAAACGATTGGGCGCAATTTTAGGAATTGTTCTGGTTTTAGGGATGGGGATTTTTGCAGTGATGCCCCGCTTTCCCGGCTATCAGCTCAGTACTTTGCCCGTTAGTTTACCCAATGACGCTCCGGCTAATCAAAGGTTTAACAATACAAATCGCAGTCTGGCGAACCCCGGTTACGAAAGTCGCAATAATGATGACAGCGGTGGTACTGGCGGTGCAACATTTGATGATGGTAATGCCGGCGGTGGTGACGGCGAAGGGGACGGTTTACAAGGCGGTAGCCCCGTCGAAGGCAAAGGCGAACTGAATAAAACCGAATATTACGGCTTTAACGACAAGATCAATCAAAATCTCCGTGGTGAGATGGATAAGGTTTTGGTTATGCGAGTGCGATCGCAGGCTCCGGGCTATTGGCGCGTCATGGCCTTTGACCACTACACCGGACAGGGCTGGGAGGTTACCGATGCGGGTAATTTGAGCCTAACGGAGCGATCCCGGTGGGGAGGGCGTTTTTTCCTATCGCCGCTCATTCCGCCCACTGTCCGTACAAAAAAAATCATTCAAAGTTACTCAGCGGTTAAGTCTTTGCCAAATATTGTCCCGGCGATGACCTATCCTTCTGAGCTGTATTTTCCGACCCAAGAAATTGGTCGCGATCGCCTCGGAAATTTGCGATCGCCTTTAGGTTTATTAGAAGGTTTAACCTATACCGTCGTCTCGGAAGTCCCCTACCGCGATCGCGCTAAATTAGCAGAATCCGGCTCTGAGTATCCTGAACTCATTACCGATAAATACTTGCAAGTGCCGCCGGAAATTGAAGAGAAAGTGCGGGAAGTTGCCGAAGACATTTTGTCCCGCTCCAATAGCGAAATTACCATTCCCTACGAAAAAGCGCTGTATCTCGCTCAAGGTTTGAAGCAAAGATTTCCGACGGCGCAGGAAGTACCTTTCTTTGAAGAGGGAGAAGATCTCGTTGAGTCGTTTTTATTTAAATATCAAGGGGGCTACGCTGACCATTACGCCACGGTGTTAACCATTATGTTGCGCTCAATCGGGATTCCGGCGCGATTTGCCACAGGCTTTGGTGAAGGTGAATTTAATCCTTTTACTGGCTATTATTTAGTACACAACACCGATGCCCACGCCGTAACAGAGGCTTATTTTCCGGGTCAGGGCTGGTTTACGTTTGATCCACTACCCGGCCATGAAATTGTGCCGACTTCCTTTGAAGATGCAGGGGCTTTTAATGTTGTGACATGGTTTTGGGAGTGGGTCGCCAGCTGGTTGCCGCCACCAATTGTTGGCTTTTTTGAAGGTCTCTGGAAAACCAGTCTTGAGATTATTGGCTATGTGATTATTCGTGTCTGGCGCTTTGTTTCTGGCAGTCTTGTCGGCACTATTGTGGGGGCGATCGCCGCCTCATTTGTCGGGATGGGTATTTGGTTCTCGATCAAACAAATTCGTGGCTGGCTCGGTCGTCGTAAATTTGCCCGTCTCCCTCAGATGGAACAGCTTTATCAACAGATGTTGGCGCAACTAAAATTAAAAGGCGATGGCAAAAAAGATAGCCAGACCCCGTCAGAATTTTTAGGAAGAGTAAAACACCATTACCAACCAGAAGCGGTCGGCATCATTACCGAAATCACCGATGCCTATTTAAGCTGGCGCTATGGTGGACAAGCTGTAGATACTACATATCTACAAACCCAGCTCAATCTCTTGCAAAGACATCTAAAACGCTTGAAAGTCTGATGCCACCTTGGTTTGACTCGGTACGGAGAGAGGGGGATTCGAACCCCCGTTAGGTTTGACCCTAAAACAGTTTTCGAGACTGCCGCATTCAACCGCTCTGCCACCTCTCCAAGCTTCAACTATTCTATGAACAAAACAGTGACCTTGGCTAGCCCGACAGCGAAAAAGAATTGGCAATATTATTTTATGGGGGTTATCAAGACGCGGGGAGTCGGGGACACGGAGACGCGGAGAATGACAATGCAAGCGATAAAGCCCTCTCCTTTCGAGCTTTTGCCGTGTCAACGCAGTATTGTCTGTTGCCAATTAGGAGAAAGACTTTTTCATTAGAAGTGAATAGGGTTGAAATTCTCGTTTTTGGTAGAGGGCTTGGGCGGTTTCATTGGCGGTAAACACCTGTAGGGTAATGTGGCGATCGCCGCGCGATTTGGCGTAATCTTCAGCGGTTTGCATTAAAGCGGAACCGAGGCCCCGGCGACGATAGTCTGGCAGCACATAAATCAAAAAAATATGGCTGTGGCGATCGCCCCTAATTTGATCAATACTATTGCCGAGCCAAAGACAACCGACGGCAACACCCGCAGAATTTCTTACCCACCATAACGGCGTAGCCGCTGTGAAATAATTTTGGAGCGTATTTTGTAAATGTTCAAAGCCCGTATCCGGATAAAATTCACAGTAACTACGATGCAAAAATCTGAGGAGTAAAGCTCGATCCACCGTGCTTCCTCGATCTAAACTAAACCCCTCTGGCAACATAATTAATGTTCTAATCCAACCCTTAGCCTAAAAAGCCAATGGGGGCAGGAGCCATCATATCCATCGGCAGAAAAATTCTCGCGCTGACAATACCTAAAGCAAGCAAGAAAATAAGCAAAATGAGGAAGGGTAAAATCTGCTGACGAAATAAATCCATAGTGGCGATCGCAATCTGAGAATATACGCAAAAATAATTTATGACAGTGTAACCTCTCTTCTTGTCATAATGTAATCCTGTGACTCTTTTCCATTAGTGCATAATGACTCCACTGCTTACGTATCATCAACAGCAAGGCGCAATTCTGAATGAATCTGGTAGTACTGTCATGAGCTTCGGTACCGATGCTCAGGTTAGTGAAGCCTTGACAACCGGGTGTGTGATTGGCGATCGCAGTCATTGGGGTCTTTTGAAATTTACGGGCGGCGATCGCCAAAGATATCTCCACAACCAAAGCACCAACCAAATTCAACAACTCCAACCCGGACAAAGTTGCGACACCGTTTTAGTGAATTCCACTGCCCGTACCATTGATCTCGCGACAGTCCATATTTTTCAAGACGAATTGTGGTTGGCCGTTTCCCCCAGCAAAACCGAGTTTTTAGTGGAATGGTTTGACCGATTTCTATTTCCGATGGATAAAGTCGAAATCACAAATATTACCGGGCAGTTTAATGTGCTGACTTTGTATGGTGCTGAAGCGAAAAATATTTTGACTAAACTCACTGAAACACCCTTGCAGACATTTCCCGATCAAGGACATCAGGCGATCGCCATTAACAATATCGAGGTGATTTGCGCGACGGGAACTGATCTGGGTTTTGAAGGCTTTACTTTATTTGTTCCGACTGAAAATGCTGTCGATATTTGGCAAAAAATCACCGAGCTTGGCGCAATCCCAATGGGAGAAACCGCTTGGGAGAAACAGCGCATTCACCAAGGACGACCAGCCCCCAACACAGAACTCACAGACGATTACAACCCCCTAGAAGCAGGACTTTGGTCTTGCATTTCCTTCGATAAAGGCTGTTACATCGGCCAAGAAACCATCGCCCGCCTCAATACCTACAAAGGCGTTAAACAGCGATTATTTGGTTTGAAATTAGCAGCAGTTGTCGCCCCCGGCGCAAAATTAACCGTTGACGGCGATCGCGCTGGCGTAATTACAAGTGTTGACCCAGAGGACAAATTTGCCCTCGGTTATGTCCGTACCAAAAGCGGCGATGTCGGCTCCATAGTTACAACAGAAGAAAACATTACCGCTGAAGTCGTTGCACTGCCTTACCTCAGCCACGACTATCCAGAGCCTTAAACCGCCAATCCCCATCGCTATGACCTTAAACGATGCCACACAACCAACGACATCGACTCCACCGTCACCGGCGATCGCCCCCTATGCCAAAGAACTAAAACAGTTACGCCGTCAACATCAGCTAATTTTAAACGCAGTGGGAGAAGGCGTATATGGCCTAGATCTCGACGGCAATGTCACCTTCGTCAATCCAGCCGCAGCACAAATGATTGATTGGCCACCAAGTGAGCTAATTGGCAAATCCATGCATGCTGTCATGCACCACTCCCACGCCGACCAAAGCACCTATGCCCGCGAAGCCTGCCCCATTTATGCCGCCTTAAAAGATGGCAGTACCCACCGTGTGATGGACGAAGTATTTTGGCGCAAAGATGGCAGCTGTTTTCCTGTGGAATATATCAGCACCCCCATGCGAGACGAAGAAGGTACCATCATCGGCGCAGTAGTAACCTTCCGAGATATTACCCAGAGACGTTGGGCCGAACAAATTCTTGAACAAGCAAATGAAGAACTTGAACGCAAAATCCTAGAGCGCACAAAAAAATTACAACAGGCAAATCAACAACTACGAGAACTTAGTGAAATGCGATCCCGTTTCATCGCCATGGTTTGCCATGAATTTCGTAACCCCCTCAATAACATCACACTTTCCGTTTCATCTTTAAAACGTTACGACTCACACCTATCTGTTGAAGAAAAAGCAAATTATTTATCTAGTATCAACACCAATGTGGAGCGGATGATCCACATTATTGACGATATTTTAGTGATTGGCCGCATCGAAGCCAAGGTTTTAGAAGTAAAACCAAAGCCCTTAGATGTTGTTAGTTTTTGTCGTGAATTACTAGCAGAAGGTGATTTTTCAAGACAACAATATCCCATCGAATTTAGCTGTCGTAATCGTCAAATTATGATGAATATTGACGAGCGCCTACTACGATCTATTGTGAGCAATTTGCTATCCAATGCCCTCCATTATACTGATCCTAAAAAACCAATTTATCTAAAAATAAGTAAATGGCGAAATACCTTATCCATTAAAGTTCAAGATGAAGGCATTGGTATTACAGCGGAAGATAAAAAATTTATTTTTGAGCCATTTCACCGCGGACATAATGTTAGTAATATCCCCGGCACTGGTTTGGGATTAAATATTGTCAAACAGTTTGTTGAACTGCTCGGCGGCAGTATCCACATTTCTAGTCGCGTTAATGCAGGGACAAATTTTACGGTTAAGTTGCCTCTGTAAATTTGAGTTTTTTTAATCTTAAAAAGCCTATGGCTATAACATTCGACTAATTCCAAAAGCCACGATTAATATAATCACAGTCGGGATAATTAACGGCGATCGCCTGACAATGGTCAGAATCCTTTGAAAAAATCTTTAAGGACCAATCAAGTTTTTCTGGAGTAATAATTTTAGGCTCTGGCTCCAGCTGAACTTTAAAACGATCTAATCCTCCCTGTAAGCCGACTCCTTTCGCCTTAAGATATGCTTCCTTTGCTGTCCAGATCTGCAAAAAAGTTGCTTGTCTTTTTTCTGCTTTTATCTGTTCTAGATAAATGTATTCATCACTATGAAAAAAACGTTTCGCTAAAGCTAAAACATTATTACGTCTTTCCCTTGCCTCGATATCTACGCCGATGGCGATCGCCTCTTTTTGCACGACACCACAGAATGCATACTGTTTAGTATGGGAAAAATTAAAGGAAATCTTATTTAGCTTTGGTTTTCCATATTGATTATAAAAAAAATTTAATTTTGCGGGATCTTGATGGAGATAAAAACCTAAAATTTGTCGCAAACAACCGCGACCGACAATAAATTTATGCTGCAACTCTTGAAACTTAAAACACTTTGCCCTTATTTTTTCATCACCATTAAGTAAAGAAAAGAGCTTTTCTGACTGCTGTTCTGAATTCTGTAAATCAACGAACCAATATTCAACAGATAAAGACATTGGCGATTATTTATTATCTAAAAAATTAGACATTATAAAAGCTGCCTAACCTACTATTCACTTTAGTAAAATTCGACAGCTTAAAAATAATATTTTCTGATTATTAAATGATGTTCGCAGAGCGCAAGCCAATGAAACCAGCAAGGGCAATTCCAGTGAAAACAAGAATGTAGCCAGCAAAAGGAATAATTGCAGAAGCCATAATATTAAACTCAAATAAAAATGCTCTCGATATTATACGGGAAAAGGCGATCGCTGTCAGTACAGACTC comes from the [Limnothrix rosea] IAM M-220 genome and includes:
- a CDS encoding DUF3488 and DUF4129 domain-containing transglutaminase family protein, yielding MTSKPTPSQTKPTFTQLFAQLRNLPKPTPEESKILRTLVQILVIIGIIATDIASQWSLRWFNLPVSIFAVPLTIVAGLWSWKSRKDSNVGVKFLIAIGMLAMLLLFFRNLYANFNDTRLVLAELLIQLQILHGFDMPRRKDLGYSMVIGLILIGVAGTVSQSLAFAPFLLLFLAIALPVLVLDYRSRLGLESLEKLIWQRRSSQKSIRKNLLQYSPLSPKRLGAILGIVLVLGMGIFAVMPRFPGYQLSTLPVSLPNDAPANQRFNNTNRSLANPGYESRNNDDSGGTGGATFDDGNAGGGDGEGDGLQGGSPVEGKGELNKTEYYGFNDKINQNLRGEMDKVLVMRVRSQAPGYWRVMAFDHYTGQGWEVTDAGNLSLTERSRWGGRFFLSPLIPPTVRTKKIIQSYSAVKSLPNIVPAMTYPSELYFPTQEIGRDRLGNLRSPLGLLEGLTYTVVSEVPYRDRAKLAESGSEYPELITDKYLQVPPEIEEKVREVAEDILSRSNSEITIPYEKALYLAQGLKQRFPTAQEVPFFEEGEDLVESFLFKYQGGYADHYATVLTIMLRSIGIPARFATGFGEGEFNPFTGYYLVHNTDAHAVTEAYFPGQGWFTFDPLPGHEIVPTSFEDAGAFNVVTWFWEWVASWLPPPIVGFFEGLWKTSLEIIGYVIIRVWRFVSGSLVGTIVGAIAASFVGMGIWFSIKQIRGWLGRRKFARLPQMEQLYQQMLAQLKLKGDGKKDSQTPSEFLGRVKHHYQPEAVGIITEITDAYLSWRYGGQAVDTTYLQTQLNLLQRHLKRLKV
- a CDS encoding GNAT family N-acetyltransferase translates to MDRALLLRFLHRSYCEFYPDTGFEHLQNTLQNYFTAATPLWWVRNSAGVAVGCLWLGNSIDQIRGDRHSHIFLIYVLPDYRRRGLGSALMQTAEDYAKSRGDRHITLQVFTANETAQALYQKREFQPYSLLMKKSFS
- a CDS encoding YgfZ/GcvT domain-containing protein — protein: MTPLLTYHQQQGAILNESGSTVMSFGTDAQVSEALTTGCVIGDRSHWGLLKFTGGDRQRYLHNQSTNQIQQLQPGQSCDTVLVNSTARTIDLATVHIFQDELWLAVSPSKTEFLVEWFDRFLFPMDKVEITNITGQFNVLTLYGAEAKNILTKLTETPLQTFPDQGHQAIAINNIEVICATGTDLGFEGFTLFVPTENAVDIWQKITELGAIPMGETAWEKQRIHQGRPAPNTELTDDYNPLEAGLWSCISFDKGCYIGQETIARLNTYKGVKQRLFGLKLAAVVAPGAKLTVDGDRAGVITSVDPEDKFALGYVRTKSGDVGSIVTTEENITAEVVALPYLSHDYPEP
- a CDS encoding ATP-binding protein codes for the protein MTLNDATQPTTSTPPSPAIAPYAKELKQLRRQHQLILNAVGEGVYGLDLDGNVTFVNPAAAQMIDWPPSELIGKSMHAVMHHSHADQSTYAREACPIYAALKDGSTHRVMDEVFWRKDGSCFPVEYISTPMRDEEGTIIGAVVTFRDITQRRWAEQILEQANEELERKILERTKKLQQANQQLRELSEMRSRFIAMVCHEFRNPLNNITLSVSSLKRYDSHLSVEEKANYLSSINTNVERMIHIIDDILVIGRIEAKVLEVKPKPLDVVSFCRELLAEGDFSRQQYPIEFSCRNRQIMMNIDERLLRSIVSNLLSNALHYTDPKKPIYLKISKWRNTLSIKVQDEGIGITAEDKKFIFEPFHRGHNVSNIPGTGLGLNIVKQFVELLGGSIHISSRVNAGTNFTVKLPL
- a CDS encoding 4'-phosphopantetheinyl transferase family protein, with amino-acid sequence MSLSVEYWFVDLQNSEQQSEKLFSLLNGDEKIRAKCFKFQELQHKFIVGRGCLRQILGFYLHQDPAKLNFFYNQYGKPKLNKISFNFSHTKQYAFCGVVQKEAIAIGVDIEARERRNNVLALAKRFFHSDEYIYLEQIKAEKRQATFLQIWTAKEAYLKAKGVGLQGGLDRFKVQLEPEPKIITPEKLDWSLKIFSKDSDHCQAIAVNYPDCDYINRGFWN
- the petL gene encoding cytochrome b6-f complex subunit PetL (Ycf7; cytochrome b6-f complex subunit 6; with PetG, PetM and PetN makes up the small subunit of the cytochrome b6-f complex; cytochrome b6-f mediates electron transfer between photosystem II and photosystem I) — translated: MASAIIPFAGYILVFTGIALAGFIGLRSANII